In Clostridium thermosuccinogenes, the genomic stretch CTCTGAACCTCTATCAAGAAGGATATTATATTGAAAGCAAGGACCCCTGGGAGGAAGTGCTCCGTCAAAACAGCCTTTTTGACTATGCTTACAGGGGAATAGGGCAGGCTCATTACAAGCTGGAAAATTATGAACAGTCCCTTGCCGCTTTCAGGCTGGGAGGAGATAAGGCAGGATATTCCTCCTCCTTCTGGGAGGTAAGAAACATATTCCTGAAGAATAACATGCTGAAAATTTTCCTTTTCCTGGTGCTGATATGGCTTGTTGTCAAGACTGTCAGGTTGCTTAACAGCATGTTTGGTTTGCTGGTACCGGTACAAAAGGCAATAGCCTCCTTCAGGGAAGTGTCGGTAGTACGTGAGCTGAGGTTTGTGTACTACGTGCCCAAAAACCCGGCAGACGCCTATTACGGTATAAAAAGGGAAGGCAAGGTCTCAATATTGTCGTCCACCATATTGTATATCATCTTCTTTGTCATATACCTTGCTGATAAGTATTTTTCGGGATTCCTTTTCAAAAAGGTGGCGGAAGGGCATTATGAACTGGCGACGGATATAGCCTCCGTATTTGGAGTTATTGGACTTTTTATCATCTGCAACAACCTCATATCCTCCATCAGGGATGGTGAGGGGAAGCTTCGTGATATATACTGCTCCCTGGCTTATTCCATAATGCCGTATATATTTCTGAAGCCTGTGGCGATTGTATTGAGCCATGTGCTGACTTACAACGAAGCCTTTATCATAAATTTGATTAATATTGTGATCTATGCTTCCATAGCTGTACTGATTATTGTGATGATCAAGGAGATCCAAAATTATTCCCTCCGGGAGACTTTCAAGAATATCGCATTAACGTTGTTCACCATGTTGATTTTCGTCATCAGTGCAGTAGTTATTGTGGCTTTGGTCAATCAGGTAGTTGATTTTATTCTGTCCATCGCAAAAGAGGTGAATTATCGTGTCTCGTAAAAGGATAGGGGTTCGTGCAATGAGTATCGTGGTATCTGCAGTTGTTATAGCTCTGGTTGCCGTTTTGGCTGTTTTGGTTTATGTGACCACCAGAAATGCAGTTACCACCGGAAAGAGCGTGTCCGCCAAGGATTTTTCCCTTTTGGATACCAGCCTTCTTTCCCGCAATATTTCGGATAAACCTTACATAGCAGCTGAAAATGACAGGCTGCAGATGATATTGGATCCTGTTTCCCTGGGAATAACCCTCGTGGATAAGGCTTCCGGGGAAAGGCTGGAATCCGTACATGGCACCGAGGAGGATAAGTTGAATGCATCCTGGAAAGGGTTTCTCGGTTCCGGTGTATCGATAGAATTTTTCAATGGGGATTCACCTTCTTTGGAGCGGGCTGATATGTTCAACCACAAGCCTGAGGTTTATATAGAAAACAGGGATGATGGTTTCAAAGCCACTATTGTGTATGAAAAACTCAAGATTGCACTGGACGTCATTGCAGAGCTTACGGAAGACGGGATGAAAGTTACCGTTCCGGCTGACAGCATTTATGAGGGAGAGCAGTACCGGCTTGCCTCCGTGTATTTGTATCCTTTCATGGGAGCAACCCGATTGGGGGAAGAAAAAGGCTATATGCTGCTGCCGGAGGGATCAGGAGCCCTTATCGACCTGGAGGATAATAAAGGACGGTTCCGTGCGCCGTATTCCAAGAAAGTGTACGGGGACAATATAGCTGTCGATCGGGAGATATCGCAGCAGTACAACCGTCCGAACGTCAAAGCGCCGGAGCAGATCATCATGCCGATTTTTGGAATGGCGCATACCGACAGGAAGATCGCTTTGCTGGGTATCGCAGAAGAAGGGAAATATAACTGCCAGTTACTGGCATATCCCAACGGTGTCTCAACAAATTATAACTGGATTACAATTAAATATTTGTACCGTGAGGACTACATTACACAGGTTTCCAGAAGCAGCGGCATACGTGCGGCGCCAAAAGAAGGAGACTTCCGCGATGTAGGGGTAAAATTTACGGTGCTCACAGGTGAAAAAGCAAATTACTCCGGAATGGCTGAAGCATACCGGAATTATCTGGTGGATAACGGGATAATTGAAAAAAAGAATACTGATTACAATATAAGGCTGGACTTTTTAGGGGCTGAGAGCAAAGAGTGGATTGTGATGAAAACCATAGTGCCCATGACTACCATTTCACAGATGGAGACAATGCTAAAAGAGCTCATGGAGTACGGTGTAAAGGATATTTTGCCCACCTACATGGGATGGCAGAAAGGAGGCCTTTCTCTCAGCTATGGTGACAACGGATATAAGGTGGAAGAAAAGCTTGGCAGCTTGAGGCAACTGGACACCCTGGCCAAAGAGCTTAAGGATCAGGGTATAAATTTAATGCTGTACCAGGATTTTCTCCTGGCCAATACTTCCCGGAATTATGACACCCAGTCGGACATTGTAAAGAATTTGAGCAAAAATCTGGCCAAGAAGCTGACCAATAAGCGTTTATACCCTTACTACTATTATCTGACACCTAAACGCTCCCTGTCCGATGCCCGGAAATATATTGAAAAGTTTGAGGGTACGGATTTGAAGGGCATCACTTTTGGGTCTGTCGCCAACACATTGTTTTCATACTTTTCCGGCGGAAACATATACAGCCGTCAGGAAACTAAAAAAGCGGCGGACACCATGATGGAGGGCTTCGGAGAGTTTAGCAAGGCCATGATCCAACCCTTTGACTACATGTGGAAATATGCGGATTACTACTTTGATATACCGCTTTATGCGTCCAACTACAATTATGTGAGCAGAGAAATACCGTTTTTGCCCATGGTACTCAAAGGATATATGCCCTACTATGCCGATTATGCCAACTTTGAACCCAATAAAAACAGCTTCCTGCTGAAAATGGTGGAGTATGGAGCATATCCCTCCTTCATTCTGACATGGGAAGAGTCGTCGGAATTGAAGGATACCAATTCATCGGACATATTTACGTCAAATTATGATGACTTTAAGTCCATGGTGGTGGAGTATTACAACCTGCTTAAGGAGATAAGCGATAAAACCGACGGAACTGCAATAACAAGGCATGATATAATTGCGGACGACGTCGTAAAGGTTCAGTATGAGAACGGAGTGGAGATTTTAATAAATTATTCCAACCGGGAATTTGAATACAAACAAGATATGATTGCTCCGCAGTCATATAA encodes the following:
- a CDS encoding DUF5696 domain-containing protein, with product MSIVVSAVVIALVAVLAVLVYVTTRNAVTTGKSVSAKDFSLLDTSLLSRNISDKPYIAAENDRLQMILDPVSLGITLVDKASGERLESVHGTEEDKLNASWKGFLGSGVSIEFFNGDSPSLERADMFNHKPEVYIENRDDGFKATIVYEKLKIALDVIAELTEDGMKVTVPADSIYEGEQYRLASVYLYPFMGATRLGEEKGYMLLPEGSGALIDLEDNKGRFRAPYSKKVYGDNIAVDREISQQYNRPNVKAPEQIIMPIFGMAHTDRKIALLGIAEEGKYNCQLLAYPNGVSTNYNWITIKYLYREDYITQVSRSSGIRAAPKEGDFRDVGVKFTVLTGEKANYSGMAEAYRNYLVDNGIIEKKNTDYNIRLDFLGAESKEWIVMKTIVPMTTISQMETMLKELMEYGVKDILPTYMGWQKGGLSLSYGDNGYKVEEKLGSLRQLDTLAKELKDQGINLMLYQDFLLANTSRNYDTQSDIVKNLSKNLAKKLTNKRLYPYYYYLTPKRSLSDARKYIEKFEGTDLKGITFGSVANTLFSYFSGGNIYSRQETKKAADTMMEGFGEFSKAMIQPFDYMWKYADYYFDIPLYASNYNYVSREIPFLPMVLKGYMPYYADYANFEPNKNSFLLKMVEYGAYPSFILTWEESSELKDTNSSDIFTSNYDDFKSMVVEYYNLLKEISDKTDGTAITRHDIIADDVVKVQYENGVEILINYSNREFEYKQDMIAPQSYKVYEVN